Proteins from a single region of Sphingomonas phyllosphaerae:
- a CDS encoding GIY-YIG nuclease family protein → MKAGCVYLMANHRRGQTYLGVTSNLPRRAWQHRNRVIDGHSRDKDCTLLVWYEYFDDLQDARACEYRMKKWKRAWKLRLIEERNPDWRDLFADVCA, encoded by the coding sequence GTGAAAGCCGGCTGCGTCTACCTGATGGCAAATCATCGCCGCGGGCAGACGTATCTGGGTGTGACGAGCAACTTGCCCCGACGGGCGTGGCAACATCGCAACCGCGTGATTGACGGGCACTCACGCGATAAGGATTGCACGCTGCTCGTCTGGTACGAATATTTTGACGATCTGCAGGATGCGCGCGCCTGCGAATATCGAATGAAGAAATGGAAGCGCGCATGGAAGTTGCGGCTGATCGAGGAGCGAAACCCCGATTGGCGCGACCTGTTCGCTGACGTTTGTGCGTGA
- a CDS encoding 2-oxoglutarate dehydrogenase E1 component — translation MGYEGQDFGDIAGGVSPAFIDALYAKYKTSPDTVEPGWRAFFEGLEGSMSAPSWSNARWPLTSTDDLTAALDPTQMEPAPKPQKGKPAAAAPATPAPSQEDIARAAADAIRAQMLVRTYRVRGHLAAKLDPLGLSGLRELPADLTTEYYGFTDADIDRPVYLGGTLGLQWASIREVVDTLRANYCGNVGLEYMHIADVEERKFLQERMEGKDKGVEFTVAGKKAILNKVIEAEQWEKFLGRKYVGTKRFGLDGGESMIPALESIIKYGGAAGVNEIVFGMAHRGRLNVLANVMAKPLRVIFHEFAGGSANPDDIGGSGDVKYHLGTSTDREFDGHKVHMSLVANPSHLEAADPVVLGKVRAIQTIAGDLDTHSRALPVLIHGDAAFAGQGIVWECFGFSGIRGYNTGGCVHFVINNQIGFTTSPQFARSSPYPSDVAKGVQAPIFHVNGDDPEAVTFATKIAMEYRQTFHRDVVIDMWCYRRFGHNEGDEPGFTQPLMYKAIRSHPPVSEIYGKRLIAEKVIDQAWLDDNVAQFTTLLEGEFEAGASYKPNKADWFAGRWSGLHAPADPETSRRSVDTGIEMKLFDSIGRTLTTVPDSIAIHKTLARVLDAKRQMFATGENIDWATGEALAFGSLLHEGYGVRLSGQDSGRGTFSQRHAVWVDQNDEHKYVPLWTIEHGSFEVLDSPLSEYGVLGFEYGYALADPKTLVMWEAQFGDFVNGAQIMIDQFIASGEAKWLRANGLVMLLPHGYEGQGPEHSSARPERFLQLCAGDNMQVANCTTPANYFHLLRRQMHRTFRKPLVVMTPKSLLRHKLAVSKAADFQGDSHFRRILSDTNGAADAETTRLVLCTGKVAYDLIEARDAAGDTTTQIVRIEQLYPFPTDALAKRIARMPKLEEVIWAQEEPKNNGYWFFVEPFIEEALGTASAPVKRPRYAGRAAAASPATGLMKRHQAEQGALIADALGHSVRDEIRRTREAETTKKAGKPAG, via the coding sequence ATGGGCTACGAAGGCCAGGATTTCGGTGACATCGCGGGCGGCGTATCGCCGGCCTTCATCGACGCGCTCTATGCGAAGTACAAGACCAGCCCCGATACGGTCGAGCCGGGCTGGCGCGCGTTCTTCGAGGGGCTGGAGGGATCGATGAGCGCGCCGTCCTGGAGCAACGCCCGCTGGCCGCTGACCAGCACCGACGATCTGACCGCCGCGCTCGACCCGACGCAGATGGAACCCGCGCCCAAGCCGCAGAAGGGCAAGCCCGCCGCCGCGGCGCCGGCGACGCCCGCGCCGTCGCAGGAGGACATCGCGCGCGCCGCCGCCGACGCGATCCGCGCGCAGATGCTGGTGCGCACCTACCGCGTGCGCGGCCACCTCGCCGCGAAGCTCGATCCGCTCGGGCTGTCGGGCCTGCGCGAGCTGCCCGCCGACCTGACCACCGAATATTACGGCTTCACCGACGCCGACATCGACCGCCCGGTCTATCTGGGCGGCACGCTGGGGCTGCAATGGGCCTCGATCCGCGAGGTCGTCGACACGCTGCGCGCCAATTACTGCGGCAACGTCGGCCTGGAATATATGCACATCGCCGATGTCGAGGAGCGCAAGTTCCTCCAGGAGCGCATGGAGGGCAAGGACAAGGGCGTCGAGTTCACGGTCGCGGGCAAGAAGGCGATCCTGAACAAGGTGATCGAGGCCGAGCAGTGGGAGAAGTTCCTGGGCCGCAAGTACGTCGGCACCAAGCGCTTCGGGCTGGATGGCGGCGAGAGCATGATCCCGGCGCTGGAAAGCATCATCAAGTACGGCGGTGCCGCGGGCGTCAACGAAATCGTCTTCGGCATGGCGCACCGCGGGCGCCTCAACGTGCTCGCGAACGTGATGGCCAAGCCGCTGCGCGTGATCTTCCACGAGTTCGCGGGCGGCTCCGCCAACCCCGACGACATCGGCGGGTCGGGCGACGTGAAGTACCACCTGGGCACCTCCACCGACCGCGAGTTCGACGGGCACAAGGTGCATATGTCGCTGGTCGCCAACCCCTCGCACCTGGAGGCGGCGGACCCGGTCGTGCTCGGCAAGGTGCGCGCGATCCAGACGATCGCGGGCGATCTCGACACGCATTCGCGCGCGCTGCCGGTGCTGATCCACGGCGACGCGGCCTTCGCGGGCCAGGGCATCGTGTGGGAGTGCTTCGGCTTCTCCGGCATCCGCGGCTACAACACCGGCGGCTGCGTCCATTTCGTCATCAACAACCAGATCGGCTTCACCACCAGCCCGCAGTTCGCGCGCTCCTCGCCCTACCCCTCCGACGTGGCGAAGGGGGTGCAGGCGCCGATCTTCCACGTCAACGGCGACGATCCCGAGGCGGTGACCTTCGCGACCAAGATCGCGATGGAATATCGCCAGACGTTCCACCGCGACGTGGTGATCGACATGTGGTGCTATCGCCGCTTCGGCCATAACGAGGGCGACGAGCCGGGCTTCACCCAGCCGCTGATGTACAAGGCGATCCGCAGCCATCCGCCCGTCTCCGAGATCTACGGCAAGCGCCTGATCGCGGAGAAGGTGATCGACCAGGCGTGGCTCGACGACAACGTTGCGCAGTTCACCACGCTGCTGGAGGGCGAGTTCGAGGCGGGCGCGAGCTACAAGCCCAACAAGGCGGACTGGTTCGCGGGCCGCTGGTCGGGCCTCCACGCCCCCGCCGACCCGGAGACGTCGCGCCGCAGCGTCGACACCGGGATCGAGATGAAGCTGTTCGACTCGATCGGCCGCACGCTGACGACCGTTCCCGACAGTATCGCGATCCACAAGACGCTGGCGCGCGTGCTGGATGCCAAGCGGCAGATGTTCGCCACCGGCGAGAATATCGACTGGGCGACGGGCGAGGCGCTGGCGTTCGGGTCGCTGCTGCACGAGGGGTACGGCGTGCGCCTGTCGGGGCAGGATTCGGGCCGCGGCACCTTCTCGCAGCGGCACGCGGTGTGGGTCGACCAGAACGACGAGCACAAATACGTGCCGCTGTGGACGATCGAGCACGGCAGCTTCGAGGTGCTCGACAGCCCGCTGTCCGAATATGGCGTGCTGGGCTTCGAATACGGCTATGCGCTGGCCGATCCCAAGACGCTGGTGATGTGGGAGGCGCAGTTCGGCGACTTCGTCAACGGCGCGCAGATCATGATCGACCAGTTCATCGCCAGCGGCGAGGCCAAGTGGCTGCGCGCCAACGGTCTCGTCATGCTGCTGCCGCATGGGTACGAGGGCCAGGGGCCGGAGCACAGCTCGGCGCGTCCCGAGCGCTTCCTGCAACTGTGCGCGGGCGACAACATGCAGGTCGCCAACTGCACCACGCCGGCCAATTACTTCCACCTGCTGCGCCGGCAGATGCACCGCACCTTCCGCAAGCCGCTGGTCGTGATGACGCCCAAGTCGCTGCTGCGCCACAAGCTGGCGGTGTCGAAGGCGGCGGATTTCCAGGGCGACAGCCACTTCCGCCGCATCCTGTCCGACACCAACGGTGCCGCGGACGCGGAGACGACGCGGCTGGTGCTGTGCACCGGCAAGGTCGCCTACGACCTGATCGAGGCGCGCGACGCGGCCGGCGACACGACGACGCAGATCGTGCGCATCGAGCAGCTCTATCCCTTCCCCACCGACGCGCTGGCGAAGCGCATCGCGCGGATGCCGAAGCTGGAAGAGGTGATCTGGGCGCAGGAAGAGCCGAAGAACAACGGCTATTGGTTCTTCGTCGAGCCGTTCATCGAGGAGGCGCTGGGCACCGCGTCCGCGCCGGTCAAGCGTCCGCGCTACGCCGGCCGCGCCGCCGCCGCCTCGCCCGCGACCGGCCTGATGAAGCGCCACCAGGCCGAGCAGGGCGCGCTGATCGCGGACGCGCTGGGCCATAGCGTGCGCGACGAGATCCGCCGCACCCGCGAGGCGGAGACGACGAAGAAGGCCGGCAAGCCCGCCGGCTGA